One genomic window of Chloroflexota bacterium includes the following:
- a CDS encoding RecQ family ATP-dependent DNA helicase, producing the protein MDYITRRALELLRLGTGIPAATFREEQEEAIRHIVEGRGRLLVVQKTGWGKSNVYFIATKLLREAGFGPALLISPLLSLMRNQIEAAERMGVRAVTINASNKAEWASAEDQLENDDVDILLISPERLANDDFRERILPDIAARLALLVIDEAHCISDWGHDFRPDYRRIERIARTLPGNIRLLATTATANNRVMDDLKAVLGPSLHVLRGELNRPSLLLQTISLPSREERLAWLAEQLASIPGSGIIYALTIRDAEQVTCWLRSEGLDAQCYTSRSRNRQELEQALLKNRVKALVATTALGMGFDKPDLAFVIHYQTPGSVVHYYQQVGRAGRGLDAAYGVLLSGTEDKEIIDYFIRNAFPTKDEVGHVLAALENEPAGLSIPQLCGSINVRENRIKQTVKLLSLESPAPIAQQGFKWQLTAAQLSDAFWERVERLTALRREEQRQMQEYVTLKSGHMNFLIQALDGKPEAIEPPDIPALPMKPQQEKVRRVVEFLRRTCLPIEPRKRWPDGGLPKYDLRGFIRNEHQAETGRALCQWGDAGWGRLVRIGKYKHERFSDDLVSDSFQLFLEWDPQPTPTWVTCIPSRRQPTLVRDFASRLATELGLPFRDALVKVDNRPQQKGMANSIQQARNVDGSLDVVSDLIIPGPALLVDDMVDSRWTLTIATWLLRTHGCGKVFPFALANTATD; encoded by the coding sequence ATGGACTATATCACAAGAAGAGCGCTTGAGTTACTTCGCCTAGGCACTGGCATTCCCGCAGCGACTTTTCGCGAGGAGCAGGAAGAAGCCATCCGCCACATTGTCGAAGGCAGAGGCAGGTTGCTTGTTGTCCAGAAAACCGGATGGGGCAAGAGCAACGTATATTTCATAGCGACCAAGCTGCTCCGTGAGGCCGGGTTTGGCCCAGCCTTGCTCATTTCGCCATTGCTTTCGCTCATGCGCAACCAGATTGAGGCTGCGGAACGAATGGGTGTGCGGGCGGTAACAATCAATGCAAGCAACAAGGCCGAGTGGGCCAGTGCAGAAGATCAGCTAGAAAACGACGACGTGGACATCCTCCTCATTTCCCCCGAGCGGCTTGCCAACGACGACTTTCGCGAACGGATTCTTCCCGACATTGCAGCGCGCTTGGCATTGCTAGTCATAGATGAGGCCCATTGCATCTCTGACTGGGGACACGATTTCCGTCCCGACTACCGTCGCATCGAAAGAATTGCAAGGACATTGCCAGGGAACATCCGGCTGCTCGCTACTACCGCTACCGCAAACAACCGTGTAATGGATGACCTAAAGGCGGTGCTCGGCCCCAGTCTGCATGTCTTGCGGGGAGAGCTCAATCGGCCATCTCTCTTGCTACAAACTATCTCGCTCCCTAGCCGAGAGGAACGGTTAGCCTGGCTTGCCGAACAACTCGCATCCATTCCTGGGTCAGGCATCATCTATGCCTTGACGATTCGCGACGCTGAGCAGGTAACCTGTTGGCTTCGATCAGAAGGACTGGACGCCCAGTGCTACACAAGCAGATCAAGAAACCGGCAAGAGTTAGAGCAAGCTCTCTTGAAAAACCGGGTAAAGGCACTAGTCGCCACAACTGCGCTTGGCATGGGCTTCGACAAGCCTGATTTGGCATTTGTCATCCATTACCAGACTCCAGGCTCGGTTGTGCACTACTATCAGCAAGTCGGACGAGCAGGCCGGGGGTTGGACGCAGCTTACGGCGTGCTGCTCAGCGGCACCGAGGATAAGGAGATTATCGACTACTTCATAAGAAACGCTTTTCCTACAAAGGATGAGGTCGGCCACGTGCTTGCGGCCTTGGAAAACGAACCGGCTGGCCTCTCCATTCCGCAGCTTTGTGGGTCGATCAATGTTAGAGAAAACCGCATCAAGCAAACCGTTAAGCTCCTCTCCCTTGAGTCACCGGCGCCTATCGCGCAGCAGGGGTTCAAGTGGCAGTTGACTGCGGCGCAACTAAGTGACGCATTCTGGGAGCGCGTGGAACGACTCACTGCTTTGCGACGAGAAGAACAGCGCCAGATGCAAGAGTACGTGACCCTAAAGTCGGGCCATATGAACTTCCTAATTCAAGCACTGGACGGTAAACCGGAAGCAATAGAACCGCCTGACATACCAGCGCTACCCATGAAGCCACAACAGGAGAAGGTGCGGAGAGTAGTTGAATTCCTGCGTCGTACCTGTCTGCCAATCGAACCACGTAAAAGATGGCCGGATGGTGGCCTACCAAAGTACGACTTGAGGGGATTCATCCGAAATGAACATCAGGCAGAAACGGGACGGGCGCTTTGCCAATGGGGAGATGCCGGCTGGGGCCGGCTCGTTCGCATTGGAAAGTACAAACATGAGCGATTTTCAGACGATCTAGTTTCAGACTCTTTCCAACTATTCCTTGAGTGGGACCCACAGCCGACCCCAACTTGGGTAACCTGCATTCCATCGCGGCGTCAACCCACGCTGGTGAGAGACTTTGCCTCGAGGCTGGCAACTGAATTGGGACTGCCATTTCGGGATGCTCTCGTAAAGGTAGACAACCGACCACAGCAAAAGGGCATGGCCAACAGCATTCAACAGGCGCGTAACGTGGATGGCTCACTCGACGTAGTGTCAGATCTCATAATTCCGGGACCCGCTCTGCTTGTGGATGACATGGTAGACTCGCGGTGGACACTTACGATTGCAACGTGGCTACTACGTACTCATGGTTGCGGGAAAGTATTTCCCTTTGCGCTTGCTAACACTGCAACGGACTGA
- a CDS encoding DNA-processing protein DprA: MDAELSANAKAILLLTAPLLIGKSKNSARPLTPSEYDQLAHWLRQHGREPADLLERQTGDEWDKSELRLDYERIGQLIQRGFLLSQALEHWQARAIWVVSRADPGYPNRFKRRLGKYAPPVLYGCGDAELLDSGGLAVVGSREVPKALLEYSEGIGRLAAAARCTVVSGEARGVDQAAIQGALGEGGRAVGVLAGGLENAALARKNREGLLDKRLVLVSPYDPRARFNVGNAMQRNKLVYAFADAGLIVESDYNKGGTWTGAVEQLNRLRFVPVFARSDGQASQGIEALLRKGVHPWPNPQTPSDFRQVLDGSFLPSQTESPRQAALLPEEEDGIPHSAAEEAQEVTIREAQAKDAYVAAETPPDQLFTKVEQLLTSITTPTSESDVATYLHVNKTQAREWLKRLVRDGKYKRQKRPVRYERIL; the protein is encoded by the coding sequence ATAGATGCAGAGTTATCAGCCAACGCAAAAGCTATACTCTTGTTGACCGCTCCATTGCTTATCGGAAAGAGCAAGAATTCAGCACGCCCTTTGACCCCATCAGAGTACGACCAACTGGCGCATTGGCTCAGGCAGCACGGCCGCGAGCCGGCCGATTTGCTCGAGCGTCAGACAGGGGATGAGTGGGACAAGTCTGAACTCCGACTTGACTACGAACGAATAGGTCAACTAATCCAACGGGGCTTCTTGCTCAGCCAAGCGCTGGAGCACTGGCAAGCCCGGGCAATTTGGGTGGTTAGCCGAGCGGACCCAGGATATCCAAATCGATTCAAGCGACGGCTCGGCAAGTATGCGCCACCCGTACTGTACGGCTGCGGAGATGCCGAATTGCTAGACAGCGGTGGTCTGGCCGTGGTGGGATCCCGTGAGGTCCCAAAAGCACTACTAGAATACTCCGAGGGAATTGGTCGGCTTGCTGCGGCTGCCCGGTGCACCGTTGTCTCCGGTGAGGCGCGGGGAGTTGATCAAGCAGCAATTCAAGGGGCATTGGGGGAAGGCGGAAGAGCCGTTGGCGTTCTGGCTGGAGGCTTGGAAAACGCTGCGCTGGCCCGCAAGAATCGTGAAGGATTGCTGGATAAGCGGCTTGTCCTAGTTTCCCCGTATGATCCAAGGGCGCGCTTCAATGTCGGAAACGCCATGCAACGCAATAAGCTAGTGTACGCCTTTGCCGACGCGGGATTGATAGTGGAATCCGATTACAACAAAGGCGGCACTTGGACTGGAGCCGTCGAACAACTGAATCGTCTGCGCTTCGTACCAGTTTTTGCTCGCTCCGACGGACAAGCCAGTCAGGGCATCGAGGCTTTGCTACGAAAGGGAGTTCACCCATGGCCAAATCCCCAAACGCCCTCAGACTTTCGGCAGGTTCTGGACGGCAGCTTCTTGCCTTCGCAGACTGAGTCTCCAAGACAAGCGGCGTTGCTGCCAGAAGAAGAGGATGGTATCCCACACAGTGCTGCGGAAGAAGCACAGGAAGTCACGATTCGAGAAGCACAGGCCAAAGACGCCTACGTTGCAGCAGAGACCCCTCCCGATCAGCTCTTTACCAAGGTTGAGCAACTACTGACCTCGATCACCACTCCCACGTCAGAATCTGATGTAGCAACATATCTTCACGTAAACAAGACCCAAGCAAGAGAATGGCTAAAGCGATTAGTCCGTGATGGGAAATACAAGCGGCAGAAGAGGCCAGTTCGCTACGAAAGGATTCTCTAG
- a CDS encoding DegT/DnrJ/EryC1/StrS family aminotransferase: MSLSAEEQALLNGEKRNLPFLPALGGWYNEEEVEALTQALRESMDWRVGFTGNDITEFEREFAEYCDVKYAYAVNSCGTGLDGAMQALNLGPEDEVIVPAITYIATAQAAVGVGAKIVLAECHPDTFNIDPNDVERRMTANTRAIMPVHNNGLSADMDALADIAERHPHPTHGPPPVVGDAARAAGGGYKGTRVGKKGAMNIFSFQTTKNMTTLGEGGMVTTDDDDYAAYINSSRSFGWGLKGWGTNYRLTKLQAVAGRIQLARLDEMNDLRRDRALLLSECLADAPGVIIPQTPAGYDHVWYGYTVMLESEWAGEPRDKALEHMQSEYGVGGGIMNAALPDYDSILNKMGHKPEDVPVSTDLGRRLFCPSLHPLMSDDDVAYVAASIKASMETVAGTVGAAAVAR; this comes from the coding sequence ATGTCATTGTCCGCAGAAGAACAAGCGTTATTGAATGGCGAGAAGCGCAACCTGCCGTTCCTACCGGCGCTGGGCGGCTGGTACAACGAAGAAGAGGTGGAAGCCCTGACCCAAGCGCTCCGCGAGAGCATGGACTGGAGAGTCGGCTTTACCGGCAACGACATTACGGAGTTTGAACGGGAATTTGCCGAGTATTGCGACGTAAAGTACGCCTATGCTGTGAATTCTTGTGGCACCGGTCTCGATGGGGCGATGCAGGCACTGAACCTCGGCCCGGAAGATGAAGTGATCGTACCGGCCATTACATACATAGCGACCGCCCAGGCGGCAGTCGGCGTAGGCGCGAAAATCGTGTTGGCCGAGTGCCACCCGGATACTTTCAACATCGACCCCAACGACGTGGAACGCCGCATGACGGCAAACACCCGCGCCATCATGCCCGTCCACAATAACGGTCTCTCCGCCGACATGGACGCCCTGGCAGATATTGCCGAACGACATCCCCACCCCACGCACGGCCCGCCCCCCGTGGTCGGCGATGCCGCTCGTGCCGCCGGCGGCGGCTACAAGGGCACCCGCGTCGGCAAGAAGGGCGCCATGAATATCTTCAGCTTCCAGACCACCAAGAACATGACAACCCTTGGCGAGGGCGGCATGGTGACGACGGATGATGACGATTACGCGGCCTACATCAATAGCAGCCGCTCGTTTGGCTGGGGATTGAAGGGCTGGGGTACAAACTACCGCCTCACCAAGTTGCAGGCCGTCGCCGGTAGAATCCAGCTTGCGCGGCTCGACGAAATGAACGACCTGCGCCGCGACCGTGCGTTGTTACTCTCCGAGTGTCTGGCCGATGCGCCCGGTGTCATTATTCCCCAAACCCCAGCAGGTTACGATCACGTGTGGTACGGCTATACGGTCATGCTGGAATCTGAGTGGGCCGGTGAGCCGCGCGATAAGGCTTTAGAGCACATGCAGTCCGAATACGGCGTTGGCGGTGGCATTATGAATGCCGCGCTCCCCGATTACGACTCCATTTTGAATAAGATGGGCCACAAGCCGGAGGACGTGCCCGTATCGACCGATCTTGGTCGGCGTCTCTTCTGCCCCTCGCTCCATCCGTTGATGAGCGACGACGACGTAGCGTACGTCGCGGCCTCAATCAAGGCGAGCATGGAGACAGTGGCGGGGACTGTTGGCGCCGCTGCGGTTGCGCGGTAA
- a CDS encoding DUF624 domain-containing protein translates to MLVFNVWRRALGMHYFEFFTVIRGNILWALFCLPYALYSYLAFLQVSADAAETAQETSPIFLGISYTIASLVLLALAGPATAALYDFAAKSLAGETVNMRIYWQSFKTLFVKGYLLAAINLLILAALVLNTWFYLTADIPQLMRALSIVFFWGIVFWVAIQPYLFSVMIRLETSVLQTFRNAVLLALDNLGVTISLIGVQIVMLFFFIPLFAIAYPVLGGSIFAHTHVGVLNELLDRYDAKQSGGNAAKSES, encoded by the coding sequence ATGCTCGTTTTCAATGTCTGGCGCAGAGCGCTGGGCATGCACTACTTTGAGTTCTTCACCGTCATCAGAGGCAATATCCTCTGGGCGCTCTTCTGTCTTCCGTACGCGCTCTATAGCTACCTCGCATTCCTGCAGGTCTCCGCGGACGCCGCGGAAACCGCCCAGGAAACCTCGCCGATCTTTCTGGGTATTTCGTACACTATCGCCTCGCTAGTGCTGCTTGCGCTTGCCGGTCCTGCTACTGCCGCACTCTACGATTTCGCCGCCAAGTCGCTGGCCGGCGAAACTGTAAACATGCGGATCTACTGGCAGAGCTTCAAGACTCTCTTCGTTAAGGGCTATCTGTTGGCAGCGATCAATCTCTTGATCCTCGCGGCGCTCGTGCTCAACACCTGGTTTTACCTCACGGCAGACATTCCCCAACTCATGCGTGCTCTCAGCATCGTCTTCTTCTGGGGCATTGTGTTCTGGGTGGCAATTCAGCCGTACTTGTTCTCGGTAATGATTCGTCTCGAGACCTCAGTGCTGCAGACGTTTCGCAACGCCGTCTTGTTGGCGCTCGACAACCTCGGCGTCACGATCAGCCTGATCGGTGTGCAAATCGTGATGCTATTCTTTTTCATTCCCCTCTTTGCCATTGCGTATCCGGTCCTGGGCGGCTCGATATTTGCCCACACCCACGTGGGAGTCCTGAATGAACTCCTTGACCGGTACGACGCAAAGCAGAGCGGCGGGAACGCCGCAAAGAGCGAATCGTGA
- a CDS encoding ABC transporter ATP-binding protein: MSSLTLEGATKTFKRPSPFSWKGMIGRFRGGEADDVVLPDADDTEDDLIYALNGIDLQIDDGESLSVLGPSGCGKTTLLRVLAGLDLLDGGKVLFDGEDVTTVGPQDRNVAMVFQDYALYPHWQSEDNLGFFFQMHQRKHEIPERIRITARVMGLGFETLLSQKPPKLSGGQQQRVAIARAIIRDPRTFLFDEPLSNLDATVRARTRVEIRRLIQRFGITSVYVTHDQSEAFTMGDRIAVMHEGRILQVDTRHQLIERPLNLFVADFITVPAMNLLPGVVYREYVEIHDRKITPPPIVLQQYQAERVTIGIRPTDVVLRSENEEDTIPAKIETVEPLMSDRAVLLTVRVGRYTYRIQRPQTEHHEPDTLIFMDVPPHCQHVFDSKGRRVN, translated from the coding sequence ATGTCAAGCCTCACTCTAGAGGGCGCTACCAAGACCTTCAAGCGGCCAAGCCCTTTCTCCTGGAAAGGCATGATCGGGCGGTTCAGAGGCGGTGAAGCAGACGACGTGGTCCTCCCCGACGCTGATGACACCGAAGACGACCTGATTTACGCGCTCAACGGGATTGATCTCCAAATCGACGACGGCGAGTCGCTGAGCGTGCTCGGACCTTCCGGCTGCGGCAAGACGACGCTGCTCCGCGTTTTGGCCGGACTAGATTTGCTGGACGGCGGCAAGGTGCTCTTCGACGGAGAAGACGTAACCACCGTGGGCCCGCAGGATCGCAACGTTGCCATGGTGTTTCAAGACTACGCCCTGTACCCCCACTGGCAGTCAGAGGATAACTTGGGCTTCTTCTTTCAAATGCACCAGCGCAAGCACGAGATTCCCGAGCGTATACGCATCACCGCGCGGGTCATGGGACTCGGCTTCGAAACGCTTCTCAGCCAAAAGCCGCCGAAGCTCTCCGGCGGACAACAGCAACGCGTAGCTATCGCGCGCGCGATCATTCGGGACCCACGGACATTCCTCTTCGATGAGCCGCTCTCGAACCTGGACGCTACGGTGCGCGCCCGTACCCGCGTCGAGATTCGACGCCTGATACAGCGATTCGGCATAACGTCAGTCTACGTTACCCACGACCAATCAGAGGCATTCACGATGGGCGACCGCATTGCTGTAATGCATGAGGGCCGCATCTTGCAGGTTGATACCCGCCACCAACTTATCGAGCGCCCGCTCAACCTCTTCGTCGCCGACTTCATTACGGTGCCGGCCATGAATCTGCTGCCCGGCGTCGTGTATAGAGAGTACGTGGAGATCCACGACCGCAAGATTACGCCGCCGCCAATCGTGCTGCAACAATATCAGGCCGAACGGGTCACCATCGGCATTCGGCCAACAGACGTTGTGCTGCGATCCGAAAATGAGGAGGACACGATTCCGGCCAAGATCGAGACCGTGGAACCGCTCATGAGCGATCGCGCAGTTCTGCTCACGGTGCGGGTGGGGCGGTACACTTACCGCATTCAACGCCCCCAGACGGAGCATCACGAACCCGATACGCTCATCTTCATGGACGTGCCCCCGCACTGCCAGCACGTCTTCGATAGCAAGGGCCGGCGCGTAAACTAG
- a CDS encoding zinc-binding alcohol dehydrogenase: METQVLVFPSRDTCVAETLAIPDEPGTSEVLVRNRFSLISAGTELAMFTETHRGFAEPDFAYAKYPFRPGYAAVGEVLAVGDGVSDPAPGARVFHRGRHATHALLSHDAVLPVPEGVHDSHAPFLSMLQIALSAIRQAPVYFGENVLVIGMGLVGNLCAQLCGLAGAGQVAAADLAASRLGQAQACGVDLAFNLSEKPLADWLPELGPRGANFVVEAVGSGPTIDLAIKAAANHGRVVLLGSPRDKLELDPYFDIHRTGVHLIGAHASTVDAATREQDIPFLWSLLASGRINVEPLITHVLPYTEGQTAYEGLRDRKDEFLGVLLKYD, encoded by the coding sequence ATGGAAACTCAGGTGCTAGTCTTTCCAAGCAGAGATACCTGCGTCGCAGAGACTCTGGCCATCCCGGACGAACCAGGCACCAGTGAGGTCTTGGTACGTAACCGGTTCTCGCTGATTAGCGCGGGCACGGAGCTCGCCATGTTCACGGAGACGCACCGGGGCTTCGCTGAGCCTGATTTTGCTTATGCCAAGTACCCGTTTCGGCCGGGTTACGCCGCTGTGGGCGAAGTGCTGGCGGTAGGCGATGGCGTGTCCGATCCCGCCCCCGGGGCACGCGTCTTTCATCGGGGCCGCCACGCCACGCACGCGCTTCTCAGTCATGATGCCGTGCTGCCCGTGCCGGAAGGAGTGCACGATTCTCACGCGCCCTTCTTATCTATGCTGCAAATTGCTTTGTCGGCGATACGGCAGGCACCGGTCTACTTTGGTGAAAACGTACTTGTGATCGGTATGGGTCTGGTGGGCAATCTCTGTGCGCAGCTTTGCGGGTTGGCGGGAGCCGGTCAGGTCGCCGCCGCGGACCTTGCGGCGTCTCGCCTGGGGCAAGCGCAGGCGTGCGGCGTGGACTTGGCATTCAACTTGAGTGAAAAGCCGCTTGCCGATTGGCTGCCGGAACTTGGCCCGCGTGGTGCGAATTTTGTGGTAGAAGCCGTGGGGAGTGGGCCGACTATCGACTTAGCAATCAAAGCTGCAGCAAACCACGGGCGCGTCGTGCTGCTAGGGAGTCCACGGGATAAGCTGGAACTCGATCCCTACTTTGACATCCATCGCACGGGCGTGCACCTCATCGGCGCACATGCCAGCACGGTTGATGCCGCGACGCGCGAGCAGGACATCCCGTTTCTCTGGTCGCTACTGGCAAGCGGACGCATTAACGTGGAGCCCCTCATTACACACGTGTTGCCGTACACTGAGGGGCAAACGGCCTACGAGGGCCTGCGCGACCGCAAGGATGAATTCCTGGGCGTCCTCTTGAAATACGACTAA
- a CDS encoding transcriptional regulator: MTRRADPDIASLEELASLGGLLEHRVRLAVCVLLSKHEFMSFSRLKQVLAETDGNLGTHLRKLEDGGYVAVEKTFRDRRPVTWYSLSARGRAKLHEHLANLTRLIERAH; this comes from the coding sequence GTGACCAGACGAGCTGATCCAGACATCGCCAGTCTTGAAGAATTGGCGTCACTTGGCGGTCTGCTTGAGCATCGGGTGCGACTCGCAGTCTGTGTTTTGCTCTCTAAGCATGAATTCATGTCATTCAGCCGTCTCAAGCAAGTTCTCGCCGAAACGGACGGCAACCTTGGGACGCATCTGCGCAAGCTGGAAGATGGTGGCTATGTTGCAGTCGAGAAGACCTTCCGCGACCGCCGGCCGGTAACTTGGTATTCTCTGAGTGCGCGAGGTCGCGCCAAGCTCCATGAGCACCTTGCCAATCTCACACGGCTCATAGAGCGCGCCCATTAG
- a CDS encoding ABC transporter ATP-binding protein: protein MGFVMDGLDADAYDREYSDRALLRRIINYFRPQTRPMLIVALAVFVGSLTDTAVPILISRGIDLVIANPATQVMVLLITSILLLSSVSWGLNFLRQWLGATAIGNVTLKIREDAFNATMGHDLSFFDDQPTGKLVSRVSSDTDGFAETVSLTMNLISQAMLVLLMGGVLLFINFQLGLITLAMAPFVAAISLLFRRIARETSLHSRRIMARVNAHIEESISGIAVAKVFRQEKAVHDDFVRINEQAYRVNFRQGIVLNTFFPVFNATAGIGTAVIVYFGGLNTASGTMSVGDWYLFIQALMFFWFPLTQIASFWSQFQNGLSASERVFGLIDAESRVVQTDDISAENVQGGFEFRNVNFSYLPTETVLPDFNLTIHAGESLALVGHTGSGKTSIVRLVARFYEFQEGQLLVDGRDIRTFNLPSYRRQIGIVPQSPFLFSGTVGENVRYGKPDANEADVLRAVEHIAGGDWLADLPNGLESDVGERGGRLSMGQRQLVALARVMLHDPAVFILDEATASVDPFTEVQIQDGIEAIMRDRTSIVIAHRLYTVQHADRILVLDSGRILEEGTHQTLLAAGGHYAGLYDTYFRHQSLEYVESVEH from the coding sequence ATGGGCTTTGTGATGGACGGCCTGGACGCGGACGCGTACGATCGCGAGTATAGCGATCGCGCGCTGCTGCGCCGCATCATCAACTACTTTCGCCCGCAAACACGCCCCATGCTGATTGTTGCGCTCGCGGTATTCGTGGGCTCGCTTACCGATACCGCGGTACCGATCCTCATTTCACGCGGGATCGACCTTGTCATTGCCAATCCCGCCACGCAGGTAATGGTGCTTCTCATCACTTCCATTCTGCTCTTGAGCAGCGTCTCATGGGGTTTGAATTTCCTCCGGCAGTGGCTTGGCGCCACGGCAATTGGGAACGTGACGCTCAAGATTCGAGAGGATGCTTTCAATGCAACCATGGGGCACGATCTCTCATTCTTTGACGACCAGCCGACCGGCAAGCTGGTAAGCCGCGTTTCATCCGATACCGACGGCTTTGCGGAAACGGTCTCCCTGACGATGAATCTCATCAGCCAAGCCATGCTGGTGTTGCTTATGGGGGGTGTGCTGCTGTTCATCAACTTTCAGCTGGGGTTAATTACTTTGGCGATGGCGCCGTTCGTGGCAGCCATTTCGCTCCTATTCCGGCGCATTGCCCGCGAAACGTCGCTGCACTCGCGGCGCATTATGGCGCGGGTGAACGCGCACATCGAGGAGTCTATTAGCGGTATTGCCGTTGCTAAGGTCTTTCGCCAAGAGAAGGCCGTGCACGATGACTTTGTCCGCATCAACGAACAAGCGTATCGCGTAAACTTTCGTCAGGGAATTGTGCTGAATACCTTTTTTCCCGTCTTTAACGCCACCGCCGGCATCGGCACAGCAGTCATCGTCTACTTCGGCGGTTTGAACACGGCCTCCGGCACTATGAGCGTGGGCGATTGGTACCTTTTTATCCAAGCGCTCATGTTCTTCTGGTTTCCCCTTACGCAAATCGCTTCGTTCTGGAGCCAATTCCAGAATGGGCTTTCTGCCAGTGAGCGAGTATTCGGGTTGATAGACGCAGAATCACGAGTGGTGCAGACCGACGACATTTCCGCTGAAAACGTGCAGGGCGGGTTTGAGTTTAGGAACGTGAACTTCAGTTACTTGCCAACTGAGACTGTACTCCCCGACTTCAATCTAACGATACACGCGGGCGAGTCCCTTGCTTTGGTCGGTCACACCGGCTCCGGCAAGACGAGCATTGTGCGGCTGGTGGCGCGTTTCTATGAGTTTCAGGAGGGCCAACTGCTGGTTGACGGGCGTGACATCCGCACGTTCAACCTGCCATCCTATCGTCGGCAGATCGGCATCGTGCCGCAATCCCCCTTTCTCTTTAGCGGTACCGTGGGGGAGAATGTCCGCTATGGCAAGCCGGATGCCAATGAGGCGGACGTGCTGCGCGCGGTGGAGCACATTGCGGGAGGAGACTGGCTTGCCGACTTGCCGAACGGGCTGGAATCGGACGTCGGCGAGCGCGGCGGGCGCCTTTCCATGGGCCAGCGCCAACTTGTAGCGCTGGCGCGCGTCATGCTGCACGATCCGGCAGTCTTCATTTTGGATGAGGCCACGGCAAGCGTGGACCCATTTACCGAAGTCCAGATCCAAGACGGCATAGAGGCTATCATGCGCGACCGCACGTCCATCGTCATTGCGCACCGCCTGTACACGGTGCAGCACGCCGACCGCATCCTCGTCTTGGACAGCGGCCGCATATTGGAAGAAGGCACCCACCAAACACTCTTAGCCGCCGGCGGCCACTACGCCGGACTCTACGACACCTACTTCCGGCACCAGTCGTTGGAATACGTGGAAAGCGTCGAACACTAG